The genomic DNA ATATCCCTCATCCACGTGGGTGGTCACGCGCACGATGCGCGCCAGCTTGCCTCGGCCCACGACCACATCGTTCAGCGCCTCGTAGTGATGGCGATGAGGTCGCCGAGAGGCTCGATGGTGAACCGTCACGCTCAACATCATACGTTCTTCCAGCCAGAATTGGCCGGCCAGCACCAGCTCTAGCGGCTTTCGCCATTCGTCGGGTTGGATCTCGGCCAGAAAGCCTAGGCGCCCCAGTTTGACGCCTAGGATGGGCACACGAAAACGGGCTCCCATGCGAGCCGCGCGTAGCACGGTACCGTCCCCACCCAGCGTAATCAGCAAATCTGTGCCGGGCAACTGCGACACCACGGTCGCCTCATCCCAGGCCGATGCCAGCCAAGGGGTGCAACAGTGAATTCGAATAAAGTCGGCCATCTCCTGGGCCAGGGCTAGCGATTCAGGCTTGCGCGGGTGATGCAGAATGCCCGCGCAATGGATAGATGTAAGTGTTGGTTCTTGTCCGGGCGATGAGGCGGCGGGATTGGTCATCTCGGTCATTATCCCTGCCTATCGAATACACAGGCCGTGTACCCTTATCAGTGGGGTAAGAGCATCACCATGCCTCACTCGCATCAAGCCAAGGTTGCTTCCATCCCGGGGAGAAGCCGAGAGGGGCAGAACGCCCCTCCAGAGGAGCCTTTTTCCGTCCTTTTACCTGCCTATCTTGGCACCCAAGCTCTGCATGAGGCCAAGAGGAAGCAAGTAAGAGGCTAAGAGATTATTTTTGTGGAAGGAGACATCCTCCACACCACCTCTTTCGAGCAGAAAATGGCCGTTAGCTTGATGACCATACGGCACAGCGTCACCGTGTCCCCACTATGGGCGCGGCAGCACGCGAATCTGGGTCAACACCACCGGATCTGCGACGATGCAACCTGGGGAGGAGACCGTCTCCAGCAGCTCATGCGTATCCGAATCATACACGCCAACATACAACCGATAGAACCCCGGAGGGGTAGCCTTGTCCAGCGGGAACTTTTTTTCATCGCGCACGATCTGGCCGACCTGCCAAGCCCCCCGTCCTGGGACGGGCTCCGTGTCCCGTTGTCCCCAAATGCGATCGCCCTCGCCCAACACCTGTGCAAAGGTGATGAGCTTACGCTCAAGCGGCCGGTTCAGCCGCCAATATAGCGTAAGGCGAACCGACTTGCCAGCCCGGATCGCTCGCTGCTTCAGTTCGTATCCCACCAGGGTAAGCTGATCGCCGAAGTTCACGCAAGTGGGGTTGGGCACCTCCCCTGGCTTGGGTTCGACTCTCACCGTTGCAATCGGCACGCTGTTCTCTTCGGCTGGTGGGACCGCCGGCCATCGCTCCCCGGTCTCCGCATCATAGAGTCCCACGCGCACTGTCGCCTCATCTGGCGCGTACGCGGTCGCTGGAATGGGCAGTCGATGCGTATCGGAGACGATGCTCCCCACTGGCCACTGGCTGACGGGCCAGGCACCCCCGGCTGGGAGGCTATCATTCTGGGAGACGAGCAAACCATCGTTGTTCACCAGATGAACGAACACGCTAGGATCCTGACCCACAGGGCTTTCGCCCCGCCAGAATAGGGTAACCACCAGCTCTTCGCCCGGCTGCAACGTCTGCCGACTCAATTGGTATCCCAGTAGTCGGATGCGCTCTCCAAAGGCGACGTTCAATCGCGTGGCCTCGTAAGGAAGGGCGTTCAGGAGAGGCGGAGGCTGATATGCAGGCTGGATCACCGTGAACGGCGCAGCGATGGACAGCGCTGCCAGACCGGCAGCCATGCTCCAGCCAACCGCTATCCCCCAGCGCTCATGCCATCCGCGCCAGCACCAGGCAGCTAATACCGCCAGTGCTGGCAGGGCCGGAAAGAGCAACCGTCCCTGAGCCCCCGGCGTGATCCGCATCCAGCTCACTAGCGCTGCCACCATGACCCCCACCCACAGGACAAGCCAGCCCAAGCTTGGGGGACTTGTACCAATGTCCATGTCCTGAGGCATGAGGGCGGAAGCTGACCTTCCCACTAGATGGCGTAAGGGAGGGCTTTGCGGCCGTGGCTGGACTCGAGCGCGCCACAACTGAAATACCCCTCCCAGGATAGTCACCAGGGTAGCCCCTCCCAAAACGGCGTAGACCCATCCGGGGAACTCGATGTTAAACCAACCAAAGACACCCCAGAACGAGCGCCACACTCCTTGCCCTTGCGCAGCGACCTCGAGTAGCGTCAGCGGCGTGCGATAGCGGCCTACTGCATCTAGCATCGGACGCAGGGCCGTCGGATCGCCATACCATAGCCAGTTGCGTACGTACCACCAACCTCCTATCAGCGCCGCCGTGGCTGCGTAGGCGACGAGGGCGGTCCAATAACGGCGTTGACATGCCCACCGCCGCCAGCGCACAGCCAGCAAGGCCAGGCCGAAGCCCACTGCAAGGACGCCGCTTAGTTTGCATAAAGCAGCTAACCCGGCCAACCATCCCACCAACGCACCCGAGCGGGGAGATGGCACACGCGAACTGACATACCACAGCAAGACGAAGGTCCACGCCACGGCCGCCGTAATCGAAGGGTCATTGCTGATCGCGCCGGCGATAAAGGCAAATTGCGGTAAGGCAGCCACCAGCGCAGCCGCCAAGGCAGCCTGTGGGACCTGTCGGCCTAACGCCAGCCAGCCCAACGCGTAGACGCCTACGACAGCCAAGCCCGCCCATGCCAGGGAGACCAGCCGAACCGCGTGCACCGCCTGCGCTAGCCCCCGGAACGGAAATCGCTCATCGGCGGTGTGCACCACCCGATTTTTGTTCACACGGCTAGCCGGCAGGCCGATGCGAGCGTGTGGGTTCAAGCGCACGGGAGCGTCCAACTCCACGGGCGAAAGCCTGGACAGCAGAGCTGCCGCGGTCAGGTAATAGAGTGGCGGCTGTGCCCCCTCTTGTTCCCAAGGGCGCGTAGCAGCCCGCATATCGGGCAGGCTGCCCGTCCGCACGATGTGACGCACGTACTCGAAATGCTGAAGCTCATCTGGAGCCTCAAAGATCGGCGTGATCAGGTTATACGTCAGCCCGATGGCTAGAAAGCCGGCCAAGATCACCGCCCCAGGCCAATGCACACGCAGGCCCACCGTTCACACCCAGCCTACTTTTCCAGCCCTGTTGCTAACGCCGCTTGGATCCAGCGGATCACCTGGGCGCGCGGCAAGGTCTGTTGCGCGCTATCCCGCAGATCCCGCACCGTGATGATGTCCCTCGCTATCTCCTCGTCACCCAGGATCAGGGCATAGCGGACGCCGGCTCGATCGGCCGATTTCATTTGCGCTTTCAGGCTGCGCCGGCCAAAGCTGAAGAGGGTAGGCAGCCCAGCCTCTCGCAACGCCTGCGCAAGTTGGAAGGCCGGCAGTCGGGCCGACTCGCCCACATACGCAATGAACAACTGCGGCCGCGGCAGCGCCGGCGGCACAATTCCCTGTTCCTTCATCGTCAAGATCTGGCGTTCGATCCCGGACCCAAAGCCAATCCCCGGCGTAGGAGGGCCGCCCAACTGCTCAATCAACCCGTCATAGCGACCACCGCCGCATACCGCGTTCTGCGCGCCGATTCCTTCGGCATATACTTCAAAGACGGTTTTAGTGTAGTAGTCCAGCCCGCGCACCAGCCGATGGTTCAGCGTATATGGCAATGCCAGCCCATCCAAGCACGTGCGCAGATCGGCGAAGTGATCGGCGCACTCGCGACACAGGTGTTCGATAATGGGCGGCGCGCCGGCGATGATCGGCTGACACTGCTCGTTCTTGCAATCCAGCAGCCGCAGTGGGTTGCGCTCTAGGCGACGCCGGCAATCATCGCAGATCTCATGCGTATGTTGCCGATAGTAAGCGACGAGCTCCTTCAAGTACGCCGGACGGCAATGAGGGCACCCCGTGCTGTTGAGCTGGAGGGCGAGGCCGCGAAAGCCCAAGCGGCTGAACAAGTGCCATGCTACCGAGATCACCTCTGCATCCACAGCCGGGTCTTGCTCGCCGATCACCTCGACGTTGAATTGGTGATGTTGGCGATAGCGCCCTGCCTGAGGGCGTTCAAAGCGAAAGATCGGGCCGATGGAATAGAGCTTGACAGGCTGCGGCCGCACCCGCATCCCATGCTCCAGATAAGCGCGCATGATGCCCGCGGTGAACTCTGGGCGCAGGGTGATCTCCTCACCCCCCTTGTCCTGGAAAGAGTACATCTCCTTCTCGACGATATCGGTCCCCTCGCCGACGCCGCGAACGTAGAGGCCGGTGGCCTCGAAGATGGGCGTGTCAATCTGCTCAAACCCGAAGAGCGCAGCGGTCTCGTGGATGCAATGGATGATATGACGCCAGTAGGGCCACTCCTCTGGCAAGATGTCGTGGGTCCCACGCGGTGCTGTGTACAACGGCCGTCCCTCCTACGAAAAATGCCACCTCATTATAGCCGAATTGAGCAGGCCTGTCTAACCTGTAGGCAATGGCACCACCCAGGCAGCCCTCTACACGCTGCTCAAGGTCAACAGATGAAACAGTGCATCGGGCCGAAGCGCTAGCCAGTTCCCAACGGAACTCGGCCATAGGACCGCCGCCGTTTTCATAGCACTCCACTCATACCTCGTGCTCGCCGGTGGCCACTTGGCAAGTGACTTGACACTCGGCGGACAGCTGATCGCGCTAGGAGTCAACGACCAGGTCGACTCTCAACCGGACCCGGATGCTGTCGTCGGCGCAGACGATGAAGTTGTAAATTCCCTGCTCGATGCGGGTACAGCCAGTTCGGCGGGCTAAGAAGCCGTTGTCGGGCACGCCGTTGCCGGAGCTGCCGCCGGCCTAGTCATGGCGGATGGGGCAGCCCTCGCAGCGGACGAGGACCAGGGCTGCCGCTCAGGTTGCGGTTGGCAAGGCACTCGGCTCGATATTGGTCGGGACATTCACTTGGCCGCTGGCGCTGTCGCAATCTCTTCGCGGTCGGATATAGCGGGCTTTGCGCGTCCCGAAGATGGGATCGCCGAAGACGCTATTGTTGCAGTCGATGCCGCCGCTGACGCCCTGGCGGTAGGTGAACTGGCCATTGGCGCCATAGGCTACATCGGCCATCTCGCTGAAGCTGCGGCGCTCATCCTCCCAGACGCAGAAGGTGTAGCCGGATGGCGATGAACTACTGATGCTTCCGCTATTGCCGGAAAGAGTTAAATCGTTCGTGTTAGGATTACCGCCTTGCTCTTCATAAACCTGCCGTACAATGGATATCCGAAGATATCCTAGCCACGATCGAGGACCCCGACCTGATGTTGCCGGGCTATGCCGGTGCCCTCATCGCAGTTCGAGAAATAGGCCACCGGCGATACCTGGCCGTGATCTACAAGGAACTGTATCCCAATGACGATTTTGTGCTCTCCGCGCACTTCACAAGCAGGATTGCGCAAAGAAAGGCGATAAAGTTCCCTTCCCTTGCCGCTCGTTTTTGGTGGCGGGGGAACCTCTCTCGCTCGGCTGCAGAGGCGCTTTGCGCGAGTCGAGGATGAGGACTAAGGCCTCCTGCGACCGATACCGGCTCATCCCGCCTTCAGTGCCGAACCAGATCGCCCCGTCGGGCACCACGGCAAGGGCCCGGACGTCGTTCGACGCCGGGCCATACTCCACTGTCAGCTTGATGTATTCTCCCCCGTGCGCACATCCCAACGCACTACACCGCCAGCGGTGGTGGCCGACACCCCGTCGCCATCTACCAACAAGGTGGTCACGTAGTTGGCGTTGGTGTAGCCGGCCCAATCGGGATGGGGTAGTACTTATCGGCGATGGCGTTGGTGGGGGCATTGCGGTCAGGGTAAATGAAGACAAGCTGGCGAATATCTTCAAACCGCAGCCTGAGGTCATTGCGCTCTAGGGCGATGCCCTGGCCTTGGTCGGCAGTGAGCTTCCAAGGGTCGTTGATCAGATAGTTGCCCCACCCGCCCTTGTCCACCAGCACCACGTAGTGCCGGTTGCCCAAGTAAGCGATGACAGGATGGCCGTCCGCCAGCTCTGTGTCCACCTGCACCGGTAATCCTTGGGCCGGGCGATATTGATCCGCTCAAGCCCTTGGACCCAGGGACGGCCGGCTTGGCGGAAGGCCTCGGCTCGGTCCCAGGCCAGGAGCACATCAGCGAAGCCACCCGCCTGGCGCAGCGCCTCGTTGAGGTGGACGACGTTGGTGTCCACGCCGTAGTGGCGGTAGACCATGGCCAGCGAGGCCAGGCCGCAGCTGTACTCCCACAAGGGGACGCTGGGGTCGTTGCCCAGGTGGAGGGGCGCTTCGGTGCTCACGCGCTGGTCGCGCAGGGCGGTCTGGGAGAAGAAAGGAACGTCAATGGCGAGGGCAAAGCCACTTGCCCTGGCACCCGACCAAGCGCCAGGGCTTCTAAAAACGGATATTGGTCACTTCCAGATGGGGATTCGCTCGAGCTTTCTATTCTGGTGTTGCCGTGACGGTGATCGCGCCTGAGGATGAAAGATCAACCGTAGCGGTAAGGGCTGGAACGATGGTAGGCAACGGGATCAACTCGGGTGTCTCCATACGGAGGATGCGGATCTCTGTCTCCACCTGCCGCACAAGCTCGTTAAGCTCCTCCGTCGAGTCGGTCACCTTTGCGATTTGAGCCAGGGCAATGCCTTGCTCGATCTTCCGCTGTAGCTCGGACAATTGCCTCCACTTCTGCCTGTAGGTTCGAAACAGCCTCAGCTTGACCAAAAACACCTCTGTCCCTGGCTCAGGATTGGCGTTCTCCAACTCGGCCGCGAGCTCATCTAGATACTGCTGAAATTCATCAGAGGTGGCTAGCTCTGCAGCGATCTGCTTCATCTGCCGCCACAATATCGCCTGCTGTTCCCGAGCCATCAACCCGGCGCGCTCCAGTCTCCTGGTTGGAGAGAGGGGCACACCGAGGCGCTCCAAGA from Anaerolineae bacterium includes the following:
- a CDS encoding NAD(+)/NADH kinase, with the translated sequence MTEMTNPAASSPGQEPTLTSIHCAGILHHPRKPESLALAQEMADFIRIHCCTPWLASAWDEATVVSQLPGTDLLITLGGDGTVLRAARMGARFRVPILGVKLGRLGFLAEIQPDEWRKPLELVLAGQFWLEERMMLSVTVHHRASRRPHRHHYEALNDVVVGRGKLARIVRVTTHVDEGYLTTYAADGVIVATATGSTGYALACGGPILPPELKNILLIPIAPHLSLNRAVVLAPGDTVKLDVESDHETILTIDGQFTVDLDNGDRVEVTSSPHVARFVRLRDRNYFYRELMDKLRWHP
- the hisS gene encoding histidine--tRNA ligase, encoding MYTAPRGTHDILPEEWPYWRHIIHCIHETAALFGFEQIDTPIFEATGLYVRGVGEGTDIVEKEMYSFQDKGGEEITLRPEFTAGIMRAYLEHGMRVRPQPVKLYSIGPIFRFERPQAGRYRQHHQFNVEVIGEQDPAVDAEVISVAWHLFSRLGFRGLALQLNSTGCPHCRPAYLKELVAYYRQHTHEICDDCRRRLERNPLRLLDCKNEQCQPIIAGAPPIIEHLCRECADHFADLRTCLDGLALPYTLNHRLVRGLDYYTKTVFEVYAEGIGAQNAVCGGGRYDGLIEQLGGPPTPGIGFGSGIERQILTMKEQGIVPPALPRPQLFIAYVGESARLPAFQLAQALREAGLPTLFSFGRRSLKAQMKSADRAGVRYALILGDEEIARDIITVRDLRDSAQQTLPRAQVIRWIQAALATGLEK